In Anolis carolinensis isolate JA03-04 chromosome 4, rAnoCar3.1.pri, whole genome shotgun sequence, the genomic window GTATGCAATAAACATACTGGCTTCTTAAATAAGAAAGAGATCCATCCCACTGCACTAGACTCATACTTTGAATCTCTCTGTATCCTAGAGATGCAGGAATAAAGTGCGCAAGATTTCAAAAGCAGATAAGACTGTGTCTACAAATAAATCAAGGGCCCCTGGTAGCGCAGTGTGTTTTAATGACCTGAATTTGTGAATTTGGAAGGGTGGTTGTCTTTTCTTCATTCTATATTTGTTTTATGATGGCTACTATATGCAACTATGTGATGGCGTAACAACCACACACTCTGGCCATTGCAGTACATTATATTCAAGTCGTTATGGGGTTTTTCTCCTTTATATGTAAACATCTTTTTTGTCTCCTTCTTCCCAAATAAATATTGGTATTCCTTAAGAGAGGCTGAGGATATAATGACAGAGCCAGTCTCTGTATTGTACCTCCTAACACTTTCTTTTCTGTGATCTGAAAATATCTAACACACAAGACCATATGGTGAGTGATTAAAACAAGTTTTTGCAAACAAGATTCTAATTTTTAATTTACAGGCCTTTAAAACACTGGGTTCCTTGTTCTGTTCTACCCTTAGGTcttctaaaatatattttcacataTTTTATTCTTTAGACAACTTGTATTCAAAGCAATAAAAGACATAGAAAAGTGCTAGTGCTGTAGGTAAGATACTTACATGGTAATACAATTTCAAATGGACCTCTAGCTCAGGGAAATCCTGGAGATGCTTGCTCATTGAAAAAATGAGCCagtaaagcaaataatctactgCTCCAAAGAGAATCCAAATGCAAAGGTTAGCAAGCACAGGAAGAAAAAAGTGTATCATGCATTTCCTTTCTTTGTGCGTCTGGCAAAAAGATGGGACCATTGCATatacctttctttctcctttactGAGAGGAAGGACTGAAAGTTTTTGCTGCTGCCACTGTTGCTCATTGTATCTAATAAACTCCTTGGTGATGTAAGTATTCTTAAACCTGATGCTGTGGGGATCCAGGAATTTCTGAAGAAAGCGGTATGTCCcaagaagaatgaatgcagttcccAAAAGGGGAAACACTTTCTTGACCAAAGACATCAGAAAGACTAGCGTGGAGGAGATCTGGTTGGCAACATCCTGAATACCCAGCCTTGTTTTGTTCAGCCTCAGCTTCAAGCTTTCATCCAAAACTGAGTAAGATACGTTCAGTTTATCATTCACAACTACAATATCTTTAAAAGGGTTGCCCAAAGCCTTGCTCTGATTGTAAACCCACCAAATCGCTTTAATGTACTCGCTGAGAAAGGATAAGCGCTGGGATTCAAGAATACAAATGACACTATCTGCCAGCTGCTTTAGGTTGTGAAAAATATTTTGGATATTGCCTGCAACCAGAGCGCCTGTCCCAGCTGCAACCAGGGTGTTTCTCCCTTCATGCATCCCAcacgagaggaagaagagagcaaTGAAGCAGCGCAGGTGCCTGAAGAAGCACAAACTAATTGAGAGGATAACCCAAAGAAGCGTGAATACGAGGGCAGCAGAAACTGGATAATCTGTTAGTAAATTGTAACCAGCTAAGAGGAAGAGCACATTGGCTATTAAACTGACAAAGCTgcagactgcaaacagaggcaaTAGATTCTTCCATCCAGGTTTCCTCTCAGCCACAAAAATCTTCCAAGTATGCTGCGCAAATGAAGCAAAGTAGGCCATTTTCTTCAGGAGATCTGTAGATCAAATGATGGAGACTGAAGCTGGAAACACAATGGAAGTATGTCTTTGAGACTATGGAGTTTATGCTTTAATCCAAGAGCTTGAAATTACCCAAAGTGTCTCTCCTGGTACTGTAGTCTCGTGCATGGTCAATCTAAGCGACATGATATCCTGATAGGTAGACTGCATCTTGGCAGAActcagaaatgttactttttggccCGGCCATGCTGGTTGGGTGTTTCTGAAATCTGTGGATTCCTTTCCTAGGCTGTTTGTCTTGGAAACAGGCAAGGATCATTGTGTTCTAGCTTGAATATGATGCTGCTTGGTAATTCCACCAATTGTATCTTGTCTTCTTAGAACCTTTCATAGCCAGACTCTGATTCATGGGAAAGGGTCACTGTTCACAACAATTGGATGTATGGTGAAAATGGGTCATTTAGTGTTTTGCATCTTATCCAGATTAGCTGTTTAGTGCAaaaagacatggaaaaaaatccaacatAAATCCTTTCAATAGTGGACCTTGCAGTCATatctcccaccccacccccaatccCAGAGGAGAATTCCTATTTTTGAAAACAGTTAAGAAGGCAACATTTAAGAAAGATTATAGCTACTTTGTTTAATTTCAACTGGAAACTCAAGTTTTTCACTTTTTTGCTTGCTCCTTGTTTAAGTATCACAAGAATCCACTCTCTATAGAGGCAGAACTGATTTATATACATATTAGACTGTTAACACAACATAATCAATCAGATTATAATTAAAATAAGATAAACGTATACAATTTTGTCCTGTAATGAAAGTCTGTTTCCTtaacaaatataattttatatggcgaacattatctttttattttagcTCAGTAACAGCAGGATACCACCAAGTGGGATAGatgtttatgtgagcagagatcTTAAGACTATGAACATACTTCACATTTGCCTTTATTTTCATTATTCATGCGCCTGATCCTTTTCTAACTCCAAAGCAGATACAAAGCGATGAAAGCTTGCAAATTTCCTAAAGATACTCTGGGGTTTACCCTTGAATTTTGCCCTTTCTCTTCCTGCATCACCAGCATCTCATCCTCAATGGAGTTAATGGTGATATTAAGATGAAATGGTGCCTTTCCCATATTAGCTCTATGAAAACGTAATGTTTTCCTAAGGCAAAGCTACTGCGTCTTTATCTACTGACCAATCAGGAAGGCATGTAAGGTTACTTTGGTTTCACCAATCTGCTAAGTCTCAAATATGGACCTAGTGGCAGACTATTGCTTCAGTCCACTGTCTCTTTCACAAGACATACACCATGTGGACATACACCAGCTCCCATGCATTATAAAAATATTGAACAATATCTCTAGCAAATGGGAGACCATCATTTCATAAGACAACCTGTTCTATTGCTGAATTGTAGGGCATGTTCTCATAGTTATGAGCTGAAATATAGTTTCCTGTGATTTCTATCCATACAGTCTAGTCTTGCCTTCATGAGAAATAAAAAAGTTTCCTGACTGACAACCCTAAATTTCAAGACAGCTATCTTGCCCCTCTTCAATTATCTCCAGGTGGAATGATACCACCTATGCCATATTCAGATCTCTCATGATCGTAGACACTCTTCTCTGGATATTGTCCACTTAGTACCTCAAATACAGCCTAGCCTGAAAAGAAAGGATATGAAAGAGAAAGATATCATACATTCTTGGTTTCTTATTGcttattattatatactttagAAGTTTCTTAAATACATAATTTTGTAGACTAAGTACTTACACATTCTCCTGCCAGCCACATGATATTTCATGTCATGGTGCTTCTTGaatatgtggaggactgactggtGCTGACAAATAAATTTATGATGACTCACTCCAGCCATCCAACCCACTCATCCAGTGAGTCAGACACAGAAATTCCCATGGCTTCATGTCAGCGAGGTGGTGAATTTATTGGAGTTTTTAGTACAAACAAGCTGGGAGACCATTTTTGAAGTTCAGAGTAAAATCCAGATTCATTGCCCACTGGTCTGATAACCACTGGTCAGACATGTTACAACTTGGAATGGTTCTGGGACTGTGGATGATAAACATGAATCCTTGATGATTAGAAGGATTATAGATATCTTCAAAGGAAGTTTagagacctcatcagatggggggaattcagcatcctaggatgctttcactccATCTAGAGGCCGGAGCCCCATGCTGGActtcacatgatgttgtgtgagtTCTGGCAGAGTGCCTGCTCCCAACCTGAGTGAAAGCGTCGCTTGATGCTTTCCCCCCAaacatgggaggtttcccatgttgtgctggctccaatgaagcCAGCACAGGCCGCTCCACAAGAGTGACACTTTTCCGATGTGATGGGGAAAGTCACGGAGAGGTAGCTGCACAAATTCAGAGATAAATTCaccccactgctccctctttcctccaggATGCTAGGCGAAGCAGGACACTTCGtctggcctttatgatgaggctgAAGATTCAGATATGTGCAGTAAACATTTCAGAGTCAAATAGACTATGTGCTATCATGTGTCTGAGTCCCGACTTCttggtttttttctttattaaataGCAAACACAAAAGAGGAAGGTGATCTGGGCAGAAAATGTGGAAATAGGGTAGCAAGGATTTAACCCAACATTGTTATTGGGCAGTCAGATAAACTTAAAGATGTAAATATGCAAACTGCTAGTTAGATATCCCCATAGATTTTAGGGGGTGCCTGAATTTCTTTGTTAATACAGTAAATACATTCTTCACAAATAAAACCAAAACCATCTGCATAAAAACTAGCACATGTTTTCTGAACAGATGTATCCTTCAGCAGGTGATGAGAACACTGGAACATGGGGCTATGTTGATTTGCCATTAGATAAGGCCTGACATCCATAGTCTGGCCCTGGCCCTGCTGTTTCAAGGACACCTTCCATAGGAGATGCACAGGGTGTATAATTCATCATAGTGTTAGATTATCTTCAATACAAGTGCATAAGGAATGCCCCAGACCTATATTGTAATGTCAGTGTTGCAGAAGAATGCTGGTACAGAAAGAGGAAAACTATATTGAATCTTCGTGACAGAAATGCTGGCTTCACAGATACTCTTAAGTTTACTGGCAGACAGGAAAAATGTGTGCATGTCAGAGcttgaaacatttattttaaaaattcatagttTCATGAATCATTAGTGAGCTCTAAAAgcaattcattattattaatgttaataaTTAAAACCTTCAGTTTGTTGCATTAATCAATTATTATGTTAGTACTTACTGTTAAAAGAAATCATAGGTAGTTGGCACACTAGAGCTCCTGTTGTATGCAAAACTTGGCCAATCTGCAAAGGAGAGTTTCTCTTCTATACAAAAATCTTCCATGATTGCAAAACATTTCATAACAATTTTTATGGGTTTTGAATACCTCTTTGTTTCTCATCACTGAGCAAAGACAGAAGAAAAGTGAAATAAGTCAACTCTCACTATTCATTATgccatgttgtgtgtgtgtgtgtgtgtgtgagagagagagtgtgtgtattACCTTGGACCAATTTAAgttaaaagcaaaatataaaatcATTCTCCTTGTGGTTAAAAAAGCCCCATTTATATTTTTCAAACATTGCACTTAAAGTGTTGTTTCTAAGTTTTGGAGTATACGTCAATGCGGATGTGTCAAGAACAGGCTTACTCAGTtcagaaaataatgttttcaaaaatatacaaattttATTTCAGAAAGCAGAGTTGTTAGCTATACCATGGATGCTGCCAGACCTGGAAAATAGTAAATACACCATACATTTATAGGTAACACGATTCAAATATTACAGAGGCTTTCATCCCATTTGTCAAGATTCAGCCTTGTCTCCTCTTGCACAGTGTTTCCCACCATTGGCCCTTAAACCAAAAGATCTCCTATACCACCTCTTGTTCTTTTCTCTCATGAGAACAACCTTGAGACTGGGTTGGCAAAATAATTCTTGTTTGCATCTGCATAATTAATCTCCCAGGCATAAACATttcttagggtgcttccagagaGCGCCCAAACCttcacagaaatagattaaagtaGTTCGCTTTGGTGTGGGTTCTAGTCACACACCCCTCCCACAACGCTGGGATTTCCCTCCTGGGTTATCTATGTGCTATCCCAATTTAAATCATGATACCGTAAGTCACCCAAAGCCCCTGATTTGCCCTctaaaacttactgaaaatgGTCCCTGGCTGCCATGGAACCTCTCCTTGTGTCCTTGTGGCATGAAAAAATGACGCCTGAGGAGATGGGAgaggtgaggaggaaaatcccccCCTAGTCTCCTAAGGTGTAATTTCCCATGCCACAAGGACATGTGGAGGGGCTCTATGGTGGCCAGGGACCATTTTCCAGTTAGTTTTAGGGGATAATTCAGGGGCTGGGGGAGGGGGTAGGTGCCCACTTGCCCCTTTTGGCTCCAGGATGGCTGTGGAGATTGACCCCCGGGAAACGCATGACACATCctgggagtcagtccccacaggcccagcacAGGTCTTTAATAAAGACCCAGATCTAATGaagtgtttaattaatgcagaatAAATCAGGAAAATTtcggtttactccacattaattcgcttttaccagaTGCGTTGTTTGgatgggtgaggaggaaaatccctcctcaCCCCTGTCCCCTCATGCATCATTTTCTCGTGCCAGGAGGAAGTGAGAGGAGGATTTATGGTAGCCAGTGGCCTTTTTAGTAAGTTTTATGGGAAAACAGGGGCCtaggggagtgggggggggggtgctctctCACAACGTTGGGCTCCAGGAGTCCAAGAGGTGCGGAACAGCAGTGGAGACAGACTCCCGGGGTCACAGAACATGACCCTGAAAGTCAAGCCTCACAAGCCCattaccccattagatctgggcctttctggaaggcctgaatctaatgaggtattttagtaattcagaacaaaccaaggaaatcttggtttgttccaaattaattcgattttactggaggcatcatttggacgcctctggtaaaaactgagacaggtcctatattttgggactgtctggatgagccctttgttttccccaaaataaattttggagaaagaaaataaatccaaaatcctACTTATGCTGATGTAAAAATAGAGGCAACAAGGATGGtggtggaaggaagaaaagaatcaTAGATACAGCTATGGTGGAGGCAAAATGATAAAGTAATTAGTACCAGTTGTGGTAGGAAAAGGCTGACAATTCTCAGCAAACTATTCTCCGGTGTCTGGCTGTGCAGAGGAGCAGGATTCTTGGAATCAAGGTATCTGAAGGAGGAGGCCTGGGCAATCACCAGCCGACCATTAAATGAGTTAAGCCGGCCATTTGGATTGCAGCCATAATGAGGAATGCAGGGCAATTTGTACACACACTTAAAGATGCAGAACTCTTATACATAATCGTTCAACAGTAAGCTAAATTATGTTTTCAACAGCTCTTGCATTGAAAGAATCAGCAGAGAAGATATTATGAAGCAGACCTTATTTTTACTGAACCCTCAACGGAGATTTTAAAACCAAATGTGCTTATCTTATAAATTGATTGGATCTTTTCTGTAGTTTTGATGACCTTCTTGATTATTGACATGCAATGCACACATCCTAAAGACTCAGTCAAACTTAACTGAGCCCCAATCTCATGCTAATAGACACTGGACAATCTCAGCTCAGGTTCCCTGTCTGCAACATAGGGACAGAAACTAATTTAATAgctgatttaccaaaaacaactaCTTCTGATTAAGAATTATGATACAGTCTGATCTGGGGGTGGATTAAAACCTTGTCTTGTATCAGCCTACATCAGTGGTTttccacctgtgggtcccgagatgttttggccttcaactcccagaaatcctaaaagctgataaactggctggaatttttgagagttgtaggtcaaaacacctggggactcacaggttgagaaccactgccctacatcaATGGCTGGTTTGTTCTTCCCTGGGAATAACCACTGCCCTTTGCAAAAATGTAGACCTAAACTTCTGACATTCCAAGTAAGCAGCTGTAAAGGGGGCCGGCTACATACTGGATTGGTAGCCAAGCTTCCCTAATAGTAGTTGTCAGGTCTTACAAAATATGTATGACCTTGTTAGTCTCTGATAATGAGCTTATACAGAGTCACCTCAATGGGTACTAGAGGCCATAGCTGGCCTATAAAACTTGGTCAGAAGTGATGGACTGGATCTGCCAGCTATGATCTTAATTAATAGCCCCTATAAATACTACTTCCCATTATCAGCACCCTTTGTGTCTCATTACTGCAATGCAGTTCTGTTTACATTAATTTAAAAGAGTGCATACCAAAGAAAACCTGCAATAAACCTCTGCATTtcaccctttttcctttccaatccATTCTTTGAATTTCTTGCCTAGCATAATCATAGTTTGTCTCTGACACAAAACCAAATATCTTGGCCAATATTCTTGATACAGATTACAGAGCTCTGTGGCATGCCCTCTATAAAGAGTCTGGCTTTGATTTACACAATATTTTCAATTAATGCACAATAGACAAAGGGGGAGGTTTTCGCTGCTGTTGTCGCGAGCATGCAGCATTGATTCCTTTCACTGGTGTTCCTTTTGTCTTAGGAATTGTTTCACTGAGTAGCCCTTGGTGCATCAGGAACAAATAGTAGCAATGCTGCCAAAGACTACTGCAGCACATTCTATTTAAACCAATTATATTTATTGTTCTCATCCGCATGAGTCTGCCCAAGCAAAGTCAGCTAATTGTTGATCTCCTCTTCAGCACTCTGGTTTCGGGGGATAAGGAGAGACAAAGGATCTTCTTTAGAAATATCATTGCACACTCAGTATAGTGATTGAATGTACAATCCTTGTTTGCAGTAAGAAGAACAAATGGAAAAGAGTAAACATTGGGTGCAGAAAAGGGCTGTGGCAGACCCATGGACCATTTTTTCTGCCCCTGCATCTTCTAGGGGCCACATGAACTGCCAAAAAAGCACCCAAATAAAGAAAACGTGCAAGTTCCCTGACATCTcattctgattttgaaaaatgtttcttttcttaAAGCTTGGCAGGACTGCCTTTAAGTCAACTCggatttatgacaaccctatgcTAGGGGTTTCtagacaagatttattcagatataGTTTGTCTTTGCCGTCCCCTGAGCTGAGAAAGTTTGACATGCCCACAAGTCACTCTGAGGATTTCCACTGCAAACTAGAGATTTCagtcttggtctccagagtcctacactcaaaccattacaccaagcAGGAAGGCTCTGCAATCTATTTAAAAGCTGACATGGTGGTCACGAAAGCTCCTAACAAAAATTAttaatggttgttgtgtgttttccaggcagtatggccatgtttcagaagtattctctcctgacgtttcacccacatctatggcaggcatcctcagaggttgtgaggtaggagGTTGTGAAATTAAAAGGTTATTAAGTCCTTTTTACAAGGGAAAAAGGCGGGGGACTCTACGGGAGTCTGGGGAAGAGACCTAGGAGAATTGTGCTCCGCCCACCGCAGTCTATTTGGCCAAAATAGGGATATAACTTTTCTAAAAAtgattccccctcctcctccttgtccagttttttaaatttttaaatttttttttacattccaacaattaacaatatttttgcgatgcatgtcttatttcaatatagatAATACtaaaagtaactaatgcttaaatgacattttaaacaatcctttggaatgtaacaccccCCCCATGCCCTCCCcctgttccccctcccccctggaacagcaattcaatatattatcattgtatcattttaaccgtgtggaacacctggttcaaggtggtgcaTCTTttgtctccatctattttgtcaattagGACTAACCATTTCCTCAACCAGTCTTGTTCTTTTagactatttgtatattttcttttcctttgattaataaaattattaattatatattctgatatataagaccaccaagtttctacatcccattttgtctcatccctccatcctcgggctatcgtggcttgtattgcagctgtcatatattttagaatctcgatccaattattgttattgtcCCTTACCATCATTGTGAGGGAtataaatctggctttgtcccatattaattctttccctattatttcttccatttcttttcttattttactatgaaacatttgaatttttctacagtcccaccacatgtgggagaatgaacctattttcccacatttgtgccaacatttgttcgaggtatttcccgttatatgagctaattggaggggggttctataccattttgagattattttcctttgtgtttctttgatcctaatatgattaattttatgaatattattgatccaAGACCcgattagtttctcagtaaagttttctTCCTGTTTCTAATTCTCTATAAGCGTTGCTTTCGTATTATAAGTTAATGTAATTAGTTCATCATACCatagcccagtcattcctttatctatttctaatttccttctaattattctatccaggggggttttgcttgcttctcttcttttcatttcCTCCAGT contains:
- the dcstamp gene encoding dendritic cell-specific transmembrane protein; amino-acid sequence: MAYFASFAQHTWKIFVAERKPGWKNLLPLFAVCSFVSLIANVLFLLAGYNLLTDYPVSAALVFTLLWVILSISLCFFRHLRCFIALFFLSCGMHEGRNTLVAAGTGALVAGNIQNIFHNLKQLADSVICILESQRLSFLSEYIKAIWWVYNQSKALGNPFKDIVVVNDKLNVSYSVLDESLKLRLNKTRLGIQDVANQISSTLVFLMSLVKKVFPLLGTAFILLGTYRFLQKFLDPHSIRFKNTYITKEFIRYNEQQWQQQKLSVLPLSKGERKVYAMVPSFCQTHKERKCMIHFFLPVLANLCIWILFGAVDYLLYWLIFSMSKHLQDFPELEVHLKLYYHKNAGKFIFNNGEIVDNKTSFKVPLFEHVCIPTPQLSLSATWIQLGTILLFITVLGLFTSTFIQLKILVATSFFPRVDMKRIEYLHAKLLNRRSKLSERNMKKKRKSFAMLDFWFPVLQAMRRARKKEDVAKDSNV